The Planctomycetota bacterium sequence CCCGCGCCACCGCCGACTTCGACCCGCCCGAGGCGCCTCTGGCTCCGATTTTCAACGACAAGAGCGGCAAGCGCCGCGTCACCGGACCCGTGGCCTTCGCGATCGACGGGAAGGAGGAAACCGCCTGGGGCACCGACGCCGGCCCCGGCCGCCGCAACCAGCCGCGCAAGGCCGTCTTCGTCCTCGAAAAACCCATCGAACGCGAAGGCGGCTCGACCGTCACCTTCTACCTCAAGCAGAACCACGGCGGCTGGAACAGCGACGACAACCAGAACCACAACCTGGGACGATTCCGGCTCTCGGTCACCGATGCTCCGGACCCCGTCGCCGACCCTCTTCCGATGAGGGTCCGGGAGATTCTTTCGATTCCGCCCGAGCGGCGCACCCCCGCTCAGGTCGAAGCGGTTTTCGCCTTCTGGAGGACCACCGTCCCCGAGTGGGCGGACGCCAACGCCGCCATCGAGGAGCTGTGGAAGCAGCACCCCGAGGGAACCTCGCAGCTCGTGCTTCTCGACCGCGCGGAAGCGCGATCGACCCACGTCCTGGAGCGCGGCGATTTCCTCAAGCCCGGCAAGCGCGTGAGTCCCGGCGTCCCGGAGTTCCTCCACCCGCTGCCGCCCGGCGCGCCCCCCACGCGCCTGGGCCTGGCGCGCTGGCTCGTCGACCGGAACGCGCCCACCACCGCGCGCGCGTTCGTCAACCGCGTCTGGCAGACCTATTTCGGCACCGGCCTGGTCGCCACGAGCGAAGACCTGGGGCTGCAGGGCGAACCGCCTTCTCACCCCGACCTTCTGGACTGGCTGGCCGTCGACTTCATGGACTCCGGGTGGCGCCTCAAGGACGTTCACCGGAAGATCGTCTTCTCTTCCACCTACCGGCAGTCCTCGAGGGTGACGCCGGAACTTCTGGCCCGCGATCCGTACAACCGGCTCTTGGCCCGCGGACCGCGCTTCCGCGTGGAAGGCGAGACGATTCGCGACATCGCTCTGGCGGCCTCGGGCCTCCTCGATCCGAAGCTCGGCGGCCCTCCGGTCTACCCGCCCGCCCCGGCGTCGCTTTTCGTCCCCCCGGCCAGCTACGGCCCCAAGGTGTGGAAGGAGGAAACCGGCTCCGGACGGTACCGCCGGGCTCTCTACACCTTCCGGTACCGGTCGGTTCCCTATCCGGCCCTCCAGGCCTTCGACGCTCCGAACGGCGACTTCGCGTGCGTCCGCCGCGTGCGCTCCAACACGCCCCTTCAGGCGCTCACGACCCTCAACGAGCCCCTCTTCGTCGAGTGCGCCCGGGCGCTCGGGGAGCGCGCCCGGCGCGAGGGCGGCTCCACGGACGCCGAGCGCGCCGCCTACGCCTTCCGGCTCTGCACCGCGCGGCGGCCGTCCCCCGCGGAGCTCGAAACCCTGCTGGCCTTCCTCGACAAGCAGGCGCGGAGCGCCCGTTCCGGCATGGATCCCTGGACGGCGCTCGGGCGGGTGCTTCTGAATCTGGACGAGACGATGACGAAAGAGTGAGCCGATGAACGCCTCGACGCTCGCCTCCCGGCGGTGGTTCCTCCAGCAGTGCGGCGTGGGACTGGGCGCGATCGCCGCCCATACGCTGCTGGCCGACCGCGCGTGGGCCTCGCCGGCGGATCCCCTGGCGCCGAAGCCGCCCCATTACCCGGCCCGCGCCAAGAACGTCATCTTTCTCTTCATGGCCGGCGGGCCGAGCCACCTGGAGCTTTTCGATTACAAGCCGCAGCTGGCGAAATTCAGCGGCACCCTTCCGCCGCCCGACCTCATCAAAGGCTACCGCGCGGCGTTCATCAACCCCAACTCCAAGCTGCTCGGACCCAAGTTCTCCTTCGCCCGCCAGGGCGCCTGCGGCGCGGAAATCTCCGAACTCCTCCCGCATCTGGCGACGATCGTGGACGACATCGCGATCGTCCGGTCCATGGCCACCGACGCCTTCAACCACGCTCCCGCCCAGATCATGATGAACACCGGCAGCCCTCAGTTCGGGCGGCCGAGCATGGGCGCCTGGGTCACCTACGGCCTCGGCAGCGAGTCCCGGAACCTCCCGGCGTTCGTCGTCTTCAGCTCCGGCTCCAAGGGGCCCAGCGGGGGCAATTCCAACTGGGGCTCCGGATTCCTCCCGACCGTCTACCAGGGCGTCCCCTTCCGCGGCACCGGGGACCCCGTGCTCTACCTCTCCAATCCCCCGGGCGTGGACGAGACGCTCCAGCGGGATACGCTGGACGCCCTCGGCGCCCTCAACCGGCGGCGGCTGGACGTCGTGGGCGACCCGGAGATCGCCACCCGCATCAACGCGTTCGAGATGGCCTACCGCATGCAGATCTCCGCTCCCGAGCTCATGGACCTCGCCCGGGAGCCCAAGGAGATCCTCGACATGTACGGCGCCCAGCCCGGCAAGGCCTCCTTCGCCAACAACTGCCTGCTGGCGCGGCGGCTCGTCGAACGCGGCGTCCGCTTCGTCCAGCTTTTCCACGAGGCCTGGGACCAGCACGGAAACCTCGTCAAGGACCTCAAGAAGAACTGCGAGAACACCGACCGCGCCTCCGCCGCGCTCGTCCGGGACCTCAAGCAGCGGGGCCTGCTGGACGAGACGCTCGTCGTGTGGGGCGGCGAATTCGGGCGCACCCCCATGGTCCAGGGCGGCGGCGACGACGGCCGCGACCACCATCCGAACGCCTTCACGATGTGGCTGGCCGGAGGCGGCATCCGGCCCGGGATCACCTACGGGGAAACCGACGACTTCGCGTTCAACGTCGTCCGGGACAAGGTCCACGTGCACGACCTGCACGCGACGATCCTGCACCTTCTGGGCTTCGACC is a genomic window containing:
- a CDS encoding DUF1549 and DUF1553 domain-containing protein — its product is HWAFVPPRRPPVPEVKEPAWCRNEIDRFILARLEREGLRPSPEADRETLLRRLSLDLVGLPPTPAEMDAFLADRSPDAYEKQVERLLASPHYGERWGRHWLDAARYADSDGYEKDKPREVWFYRDWVVSALNRDLPYDRFIVEQIAGDLLPGAGQDQVVATGFLRNSMINEEGGIDPEQFRMEAMFDRMDAIGKGILGLTVQCAQCHTHKYDPLTQEEYYRLFAFLNNAHEASVSVYTPEEEMRRAEIFRRIRDIEDDLRRRTPDWPERMAAWEARVREDQPRWIVLRPAVDDISTGGQKYLPAPDGSFLAQGYAPTKHRVKMTVRVDLPRITGFRLELLTDPNLPRGGPGRSIYGTAALTEFEVEADGAKVRIARATADFDPPEAPLAPIFNDKSGKRRVTGPVAFAIDGKEETAWGTDAGPGRRNQPRKAVFVLEKPIEREGGSTVTFYLKQNHGGWNSDDNQNHNLGRFRLSVTDAPDPVADPLPMRVREILSIPPERRTPAQVEAVFAFWRTTVPEWADANAAIEELWKQHPEGTSQLVLLDRAEARSTHVLERGDFLKPGKRVSPGVPEFLHPLPPGAPPTRLGLARWLVDRNAPTTARAFVNRVWQTYFGTGLVATSEDLGLQGEPPSHPDLLDWLAVDFMDSGWRLKDVHRKIVFSSTYRQSSRVTPELLARDPYNRLLARGPRFRVEGETIRDIALAASGLLDPKLGGPPVYPPAPASLFVPPASYGPKVWKEETGSGRYRRALYTFRYRSVPYPALQAFDAPNGDFACVRRVRSNTPLQALTTLNEPLFVECARALGERARREGGSTDAERAAYAFRLCTARRPSPAELETLLAFLDKQARSARSGMDPWTALGRVLLNLDETMTKE
- a CDS encoding DUF1501 domain-containing protein, producing MNASTLASRRWFLQQCGVGLGAIAAHTLLADRAWASPADPLAPKPPHYPARAKNVIFLFMAGGPSHLELFDYKPQLAKFSGTLPPPDLIKGYRAAFINPNSKLLGPKFSFARQGACGAEISELLPHLATIVDDIAIVRSMATDAFNHAPAQIMMNTGSPQFGRPSMGAWVTYGLGSESRNLPAFVVFSSGSKGPSGGNSNWGSGFLPTVYQGVPFRGTGDPVLYLSNPPGVDETLQRDTLDALGALNRRRLDVVGDPEIATRINAFEMAYRMQISAPELMDLAREPKEILDMYGAQPGKASFANNCLLARRLVERGVRFVQLFHEAWDQHGNLVKDLKKNCENTDRASAALVRDLKQRGLLDETLVVWGGEFGRTPMVQGGGDDGRDHHPNAFTMWLAGGGIRPGITYGETDDFAFNVVRDKVHVHDLHATILHLLGFDHTRLTYRFQGRDFRLTDVHGRVVQELLA